From Dreissena polymorpha isolate Duluth1 chromosome 15, UMN_Dpol_1.0, whole genome shotgun sequence, a single genomic window includes:
- the LOC127860546 gene encoding uncharacterized protein LOC127860546 isoform X1 has translation MLFYKVVCVLILATVKVNANYFLSNVSTTWSSVDCLLAEPAISYKNHSFQVNEPLGLELHTAGTWIGYQHAKLPFLFLGCREFNFNYENTYNVTRIGYCFNVCGNAPFGIYMSDYNDITSDLATKECRCANLSNIDTLSSCDKNADDKNEEHLCLENYNCSAIFTHVYANGTETDNGIISLGDCLTYYYPYFAWASCKPTKGNLKVMCSNTSYADSSATAAIIKSTAANWLDGNIECLKAKQHPASVESIQRGRFGNPQEQYFWTGIIRSITLIGTSTSVNESIRPINCYAFVNTDGLLQFASNGTKESICVNIGTNLTSTIRTTYTVSTNASSDEPVTHEGSTPAHTVTNRSSDGTSPEGNIIASNYTESYIPEGSTSAYPHKFTTVDSNYVVQSPQDSTDKTTATTIGIGVAVGLLVVLGAVLVIYLLRKRGILPCKSGSSIKKPNESSKDYEDNVGNQTYFILEKSALSVVESEDHENTAYEQNEGNAEADNYNSIDETEDAYQSVKDEYDCTTNALRTKPTSKKPDNVYNKLKIPRPVDYDHVGIRGHNIFQEGSDYDTTSVARRNDGEGDYNHIPHPDSTTCARRNGSKDDYDVITGKKIKFSQSDSADYAHVRA, from the exons CCAACTACTTTCTAAGCAATGTATCAACTACGTGGAGCTCCGTTGACTGCCTTTTGGCAGAACCAGCTATTTCTTACAAGAATCATTCTTTCCAAGTTAACGAACCTCTTGGTTTAGAGCTACACACCGCTGGCACATGGATTGGTTATCAACACGCAAAGCTACCGTTTCTATTCCTGG GTTGTAgagaatttaattttaattatgaaaatacgTACAACGTAACACGTATCGGTTACTGCTTCAATGTATGTGGCAATGCACCATTCGGCATATATATGTCCGACTACAATGATATCACATCGGATTTA GCAACCAAAGAATGTCGCTGCGCCAATTTGTCAAATATCGATACGCTTAGCAGTTGCGATAAAAATGCGGACGATAAAAATGAAGAGCATTTATGTCTTGAAAACTATAATTGTTCTGCTATTTTCACCCATGTGTACG CGAACGGAACCGAAACAGACAACGGCATCATTTCTTTAGGTGATTGTTTGACATACTACTACCCATATTTTGCATGGGCGTCATGTAAACCCACCAAAGGAAATTTAAAAGTCATGTGTAGCAACACTTCATACGCAG ATTCATCAGCCACTGCAGCAATAATAAAATCAACTGCGGCCAATTGGTTGGATGGCAATATAGAATGTTTGAAGGCCAAACAGCATCCAGCTTCTGTGGAAAGTATTCAGCGTGGACGATTTGGCAATCCACAGGAACAATATTTCTGGACAGGCATTATCCGATCTATCACACTCATAGGAACATCAACTTCTGTTA ACGAATCAATTCGCCCAATAAATTGCTATGCGTTTGTAAATACCGATGGTCTTTTGCAATTCGCAAGCAATGGTACAAAAGAGTCTATTTGTGTCAACAtag GAACTAATCTAACTTCTACAATTAGAACAACATATACTGTGTCGACGAATGCCTCTTCCGATGAACCAGTAACTCATGAAGGTTCTACTCCTGCACATACTGTTACTAATCGTTCTTCTGACGGCACAAGCCCAGAAGGTAATATCATTGCAAGTAATTACACAGAAAGTTATATTCCAGAAGGTTCTACATCTGCATACCCTCACAAGTTTACTACTGTAGATTCGAACTATGTGGTTCAATCCCCGCAAGATTCAACGGATAAAACGACAG CTACAACGATAGGCATCGGTGTGGCAGTTGGATTACTTGTTGTTCTCGGAGCAGTGCTGGTCATTTATTTACTAAGAAAAAG GGGAATACTGCCGTGCAAATCGGGCTCGAGTATTAAAAAACCTAACGAAAGTAGCAAAGATTATGAAGATAACGTTGGAAACCAAACCTATTTTATATTGGAAAAATCCGCACTCTCAGTGGTCGAAAGTGAAGATCATGAGAACACAGCGTATGAACAAAACGAAGGCAATGCTGAGGCCGATAATTACAATTCTATCGATGAAACAGAGGATGCATATCAAAGTGTGAAAGATGAGTACGACTGCACAACCAATGCATTACGAACCAAACCTACTAGCAAGAAACCAGACAATGTGTATAACAAACTTAAGATACCGCGACCCGTAGACTATGATCACGTTGGAATACGCGGACATAATATTTTTCAAGAAGGCAGCGACTACGATACAACTTCTGTGGCGCGCAGGAACGACGGGGAGGGTGACTATAACCATATCCCGCATCCTGATAGTACAACCTGTGCCCGACGGAATGGATCAAAAGATGACTATGATGTTATCACTGGAAAGAAGATTAAATTTTCCCAAAGCGACTCTGCTGATTATGCTCACGTCAGAGCGTAG
- the LOC127860546 gene encoding uncharacterized protein LOC127860546 isoform X2 yields MLFYKVVCVLILATVKVNANYFLSNVSTTWSSVDCLLAEPAISYKNHSFQVNEPLGLELHTAGTWIGYQHAKLPFLFLGCREFNFNYENTYNVTRIGYCFNVCGNAPFGIYMSDYNDITSDLATKECRCANLSNIDTLSSCDKNADDKNEEHLCLENYNCSAIFTHVYANGTETDNGIISLGDCLTYYYPYFAWASCKPTKGNLKVMCSNTSYADSSATAAIIKSTAANWLDGNIECLKAKQHPASVESIQRGRFGNPQEQYFWTGIIRSITLIGTSTSVNESIRPINCYAFVNTDGLLQFASNGTKESICVNIGTNLTSTIRTTYTVSTNASSDEPVTHEGSTPAHTVTNRSSDGTSPEATTIGIGVAVGLLVVLGAVLVIYLLRKRGILPCKSGSSIKKPNESSKDYEDNVGNQTYFILEKSALSVVESEDHENTAYEQNEGNAEADNYNSIDETEDAYQSVKDEYDCTTNALRTKPTSKKPDNVYNKLKIPRPVDYDHVGIRGHNIFQEGSDYDTTSVARRNDGEGDYNHIPHPDSTTCARRNGSKDDYDVITGKKIKFSQSDSADYAHVRA; encoded by the exons CCAACTACTTTCTAAGCAATGTATCAACTACGTGGAGCTCCGTTGACTGCCTTTTGGCAGAACCAGCTATTTCTTACAAGAATCATTCTTTCCAAGTTAACGAACCTCTTGGTTTAGAGCTACACACCGCTGGCACATGGATTGGTTATCAACACGCAAAGCTACCGTTTCTATTCCTGG GTTGTAgagaatttaattttaattatgaaaatacgTACAACGTAACACGTATCGGTTACTGCTTCAATGTATGTGGCAATGCACCATTCGGCATATATATGTCCGACTACAATGATATCACATCGGATTTA GCAACCAAAGAATGTCGCTGCGCCAATTTGTCAAATATCGATACGCTTAGCAGTTGCGATAAAAATGCGGACGATAAAAATGAAGAGCATTTATGTCTTGAAAACTATAATTGTTCTGCTATTTTCACCCATGTGTACG CGAACGGAACCGAAACAGACAACGGCATCATTTCTTTAGGTGATTGTTTGACATACTACTACCCATATTTTGCATGGGCGTCATGTAAACCCACCAAAGGAAATTTAAAAGTCATGTGTAGCAACACTTCATACGCAG ATTCATCAGCCACTGCAGCAATAATAAAATCAACTGCGGCCAATTGGTTGGATGGCAATATAGAATGTTTGAAGGCCAAACAGCATCCAGCTTCTGTGGAAAGTATTCAGCGTGGACGATTTGGCAATCCACAGGAACAATATTTCTGGACAGGCATTATCCGATCTATCACACTCATAGGAACATCAACTTCTGTTA ACGAATCAATTCGCCCAATAAATTGCTATGCGTTTGTAAATACCGATGGTCTTTTGCAATTCGCAAGCAATGGTACAAAAGAGTCTATTTGTGTCAACAtag GAACTAATCTAACTTCTACAATTAGAACAACATATACTGTGTCGACGAATGCCTCTTCCGATGAACCAGTAACTCATGAAGGTTCTACTCCTGCACATACTGTTACTAATCGTTCTTCTGACGGCACAAGCCCAGAAG CTACAACGATAGGCATCGGTGTGGCAGTTGGATTACTTGTTGTTCTCGGAGCAGTGCTGGTCATTTATTTACTAAGAAAAAG GGGAATACTGCCGTGCAAATCGGGCTCGAGTATTAAAAAACCTAACGAAAGTAGCAAAGATTATGAAGATAACGTTGGAAACCAAACCTATTTTATATTGGAAAAATCCGCACTCTCAGTGGTCGAAAGTGAAGATCATGAGAACACAGCGTATGAACAAAACGAAGGCAATGCTGAGGCCGATAATTACAATTCTATCGATGAAACAGAGGATGCATATCAAAGTGTGAAAGATGAGTACGACTGCACAACCAATGCATTACGAACCAAACCTACTAGCAAGAAACCAGACAATGTGTATAACAAACTTAAGATACCGCGACCCGTAGACTATGATCACGTTGGAATACGCGGACATAATATTTTTCAAGAAGGCAGCGACTACGATACAACTTCTGTGGCGCGCAGGAACGACGGGGAGGGTGACTATAACCATATCCCGCATCCTGATAGTACAACCTGTGCCCGACGGAATGGATCAAAAGATGACTATGATGTTATCACTGGAAAGAAGATTAAATTTTCCCAAAGCGACTCTGCTGATTATGCTCACGTCAGAGCGTAG